A window of the Hordeum vulgare subsp. vulgare chromosome 5H, MorexV3_pseudomolecules_assembly, whole genome shotgun sequence genome harbors these coding sequences:
- the LOC123397474 gene encoding uncharacterized protein LOC123397474 isoform X1: MEDQDGDLHIPPITDACKYKRANIECQYQEGTVDYAERLQPYICHWCFKEGGMCKQNNSMSSFFKMKIVDDSNPYRLVIPCWVRDRVHALGVSSIKIKSITQTIHHVGLYKDKYKRLFANGAWPEFIAENGICVGDELYFLFQNNEPHLILQYIGQNKRCKMDKGYNTGERVCPSVIHDTPVQRLCRVATERVVAIQDVEQPVHEREVQSQEEEHAVAARDDDAHPLVSFSLHLTPSHMNSMLRISKVWANRLEVPESGEVDLIMDSPHVTVPARYRVLNSQSRRDGRLAVTSGWKEFVGRSGLQEDGTVKVDISRVNGKLTFCFVTCDSP, translated from the exons ATGGAAGATCAAGATGGGGACCTTCATATTCCACCTATTACTGATGCATGTAAATACAAGCGTGCAAATATAGAATGCCAG TACCAGGAAGGCACTGTCGATTACGCTGAGAGACTTCAACCATACATTTGTCATTGGTGTTTCAAAGAAGGTGGTATGTGTAAGCAAAACAATAGCATGTCATCATTCTTCAAAATGAAGATTGTAGACGACAGTAACCCTTATAGACTG GTCATTCCATGTTGGGTGCGTGACAGGGTTCATGCTCTCGGTGTTTCATCAATTAAAATCAAGTCTATAACACAAACCATACATCATGTTGGTTTGTACAAAGACAAATACAAACGTCTATTTGCTAATGGAGCTTGGCCCGAGTTTATTGCTGAGAATGGTATCTGTGTTGGGGATGAACTCTATTTCTTATTCCAAAACAATGAACCTCATTTAATCCTTCAATATATAGGTCAAAATAAACGATGCAAGATGGACAAAG GATATAATACAGGCGAGCGAGTGTGTCCTTCAGTTATTCATGATACCCCCGTTCAACGACTTTGTCGGGTTGCAACTGAAAGAGTTGTAGCTATCCAAGATGTTGAACAACCTGTGCATGAACGTGAGGTACAATCTCAAGAGGAAGAGCATGCAGTTGCGGCCAGAGATGATGATGCTCATCCTCTCGTTAGTTTCAGTTTGCATTTGACTCCTTCGCACATGAACTCTATGCTT AGAATTTCCAAGGTGTGGGCTAACAGATTGGAAGTTCCTGAGAGTGGTGAAGTGGACCTGATCATGGATAGTCCACATGTTACAGTTCCGGCACGATACAGGGTTTTAAATTCTCAATCCCGTCGTGATGGACGTCtcgcggtaacaagtggttggaaGGAATTTGTCGGGCGATCTGGACTACAAGAGGATGGAACTGTCAAGGTCGACATCTCTCGAGTGAATGGAAAGTTGACATTCTGCTTTGTCACTTGTGATAGTCCTTGA
- the LOC123397474 gene encoding uncharacterized protein LOC123397474 isoform X2, with protein sequence MEDQDGDLHIPPITDACKYKRANIECQYQEGTVDYAERLQPYICHWCFKEGGMCKQNNSMSSFFKMKIVDDSNPYRLVIPCWVRDRVHALGVSSIKIKSITQTIHHVGLYKDKYKRLFANGAWPEFIAENGQNKRCKMDKGYNTGERVCPSVIHDTPVQRLCRVATERVVAIQDVEQPVHEREVQSQEEEHAVAARDDDAHPLVSFSLHLTPSHMNSMLRISKVWANRLEVPESGEVDLIMDSPHVTVPARYRVLNSQSRRDGRLAVTSGWKEFVGRSGLQEDGTVKVDISRVNGKLTFCFVTCDSP encoded by the exons ATGGAAGATCAAGATGGGGACCTTCATATTCCACCTATTACTGATGCATGTAAATACAAGCGTGCAAATATAGAATGCCAG TACCAGGAAGGCACTGTCGATTACGCTGAGAGACTTCAACCATACATTTGTCATTGGTGTTTCAAAGAAGGTGGTATGTGTAAGCAAAACAATAGCATGTCATCATTCTTCAAAATGAAGATTGTAGACGACAGTAACCCTTATAGACTG GTCATTCCATGTTGGGTGCGTGACAGGGTTCATGCTCTCGGTGTTTCATCAATTAAAATCAAGTCTATAACACAAACCATACATCATGTTGGTTTGTACAAAGACAAATACAAACGTCTATTTGCTAATGGAGCTTGGCCCGAGTTTATTGCTGAGAATG GTCAAAATAAACGATGCAAGATGGACAAAG GATATAATACAGGCGAGCGAGTGTGTCCTTCAGTTATTCATGATACCCCCGTTCAACGACTTTGTCGGGTTGCAACTGAAAGAGTTGTAGCTATCCAAGATGTTGAACAACCTGTGCATGAACGTGAGGTACAATCTCAAGAGGAAGAGCATGCAGTTGCGGCCAGAGATGATGATGCTCATCCTCTCGTTAGTTTCAGTTTGCATTTGACTCCTTCGCACATGAACTCTATGCTT AGAATTTCCAAGGTGTGGGCTAACAGATTGGAAGTTCCTGAGAGTGGTGAAGTGGACCTGATCATGGATAGTCCACATGTTACAGTTCCGGCACGATACAGGGTTTTAAATTCTCAATCCCGTCGTGATGGACGTCtcgcggtaacaagtggttggaaGGAATTTGTCGGGCGATCTGGACTACAAGAGGATGGAACTGTCAAGGTCGACATCTCTCGAGTGAATGGAAAGTTGACATTCTGCTTTGTCACTTGTGATAGTCCTTGA